The Thermoproteales archaeon DNA window CGTACTATTCCTCTCCGCTTACGCTCCCGTATTCGCTTACAACCTTGACGTAATACTGCGTCTTCCACAAAGCCTCTACTGTCTTAGGACCATCCATTAGAACCTCTATTCTCGCAGTATCCCCTACTACGTCTCCACTCCATCCTGTGAAGACGTGCTTTACTCCCGATGTTGGCGAGATTTCGGTTTCGCTAATTTCAATTGTCGCTTTTGTCCCCTCCCTATACCATCCGACGCCAGAGGCTTTTCCGTATTTAGTCTCGACCTTCAGCAGGTATTCTTTGCTCCAAGAGGCTACCTCTTTCACGAAATAGGCGTCTTCAAACTTGACTTTCCCAACCGGCTCTTTCAAATCAAAGCCTTTTCCATATCCTTTCCAGCCAGTAAAAACTATTCTTGTCCCGCTACCGACCTGCTTGACGGACTTATCTATATAGAACTTCGCTTCTTCTCCAATACTATAATGAGCCCACAATACGCTATCTTCCTCATGTATATACTCTATTAAATATGGAGGAGTTATACTCGCGGCTCCTTCAGGATCTTTGACATAAATAGATGGAGCATAAGCTTCATATTCCCATTTACCTGCAAAATACGCTTTACCTTTATATAAGCTAAACCTGATGCCTCTTGAACTATAAACGGGATAGAGGCCATGACGAACATATTGTGAGCTTTCTACAATAATGTCCTGGACGAGTTTTCCTTTAGGAGTGAAGATATTTCCTGGTTTCCACTATGAAACATTAATACTCTAATATTGTATATTTCGCTAAATGGTAACGCTCCAACTGGCGGGATTTCAAAACCTATTCTAATAATACTTTTGTTGTCTTCATCGAATGTGATATCTGTATTCAATTTCTTATATACGGGGAGAAAAGTTTCGATATACAATTTTATCGTCGAAGAACCTGTATTTTTTAACATTAACTCCATTTTTATATAATGTCCGGATAGGAGAATATAAAAGGCGAATTTTTATCATATTGCTTCATTCTAAACAGCCAAACTCCATCAACAGCAAATTTTTTAGAAAGAAAAGCAATGTTACGGCTAGAACTATAATCAATAAAGCCTGTTTTTTCACATTTTACACCTTTCCTTTAATTTACTACGTTATTTGGTTATTATTAAAGTGTAACTGTAAATGTTGACGATATACTATATTGATAAATTTTATATAATAGGTGATAATAAAATATAATTGGTATCAATAAAAATTGATAGTGGTGAAAATGGTTGATTGAAAATTGGGGGATAGAAGATTCAGCGCGGAGGGTAGGAACTTGCATGAAATCCGGGTTGAAAACATTAAAAAGTTGAAGGAGGTGTTGAGCTTGCTTGCTAACGAGCATAGATTAAAGATTATAGGGATGTTGGCTGAAAAACCTATGTATATAAGCGAGATACAGCGCGCGTTAAAGGTTTCTTATGCCCTAGCTCACCTCTACATGTCTTCTCTAGAAAAACTCGGTATTGTCGAAAGTAATTATGAAATGGTTACTGGTGAAAGACCTCACGTAAGGAGGTATTATAGGCTGAAACCTTTCAAACTTGTGGTTTCCTCGGATCTTATTAGAAAGCTTGTTAGAGGTGAAGTTGTTGACTAGATGGTATGGTTTGTTGCCTGGTATAGGATCGACGGTTATAGGAGTAGTCTTGGGCTATTTTGCGATGCAAATATATACTAAGGGAGACTGGGTTTCCGCGATACTAGCTGGTATCACTATAATAGGTGTTATATTGCTAGCCATGGCTGGATGGGGAATGACCTTTGCTAGGAGTTGGGAAGAGCCTTCAGAGCCTAAAAAAGCGGCTAGCGACGAGATATTGAGGGTGTACATGGCTAGGCAAAAAGCCATGCTCGAGCAGCTTGACGAGACTATAGAATTGCTAAGAGAGATTAGGGATTTATTAAGGGGTGTGTCGCCTGGTGAGTAAAGAGCTTAAATACGCAGATTTAAGCTATGAAGAAGTTGAACTTTTGATAATGAAAAGAATTAGAGAGATGAATGAACTTCTCAAGGAAATACGGGACCTCTTAAAAGAAGCGGGTGGTTTTGAATGAGTGGGGTAGATAAATTCAGGAAATATCTCGAATCTTCAGAAGGCGTTCAAGTATCCGGTAGCGGAGAAGTTACAGTTGGTAAGGCAGTGGTTAAAATATCTGGTTCAGGCAGATACGTGGAAGGCGAGATATTGAAAGTTTCGGGTGCTGCAAAGGTTGACGGGGATGTAAAGGTGAGGATGGTGTCTGTCTCTGGAAGCTTTAAATCCAATGGGAGCATCGACGCTGAAACCGTTAAAATTGCTGGGGCAGCCAAGATACTTGGATCTTTGAAAGCAAGAGTTTTATCTGTCGCTGGAGCTTTGAAAATAAGCGGAGATTTAGCCGTTGAAACGGCTAAAATTGCGGGAGCCGCAAAGCTTGGCTGTGGGAAATTTGACCTGTTAAAAATCGATGGGGCTTTGAGGGCTGAAACTATCGAAGCTTCCAAGTTTATACTTGGCTTGGAAGGCTTTTCTCAAGTAAAAACGATCAAGGCGGATTTTGTAGAAGTTAAGCGTGTCAGAAAGCCATTTGTTAAAGTTGGGCCGTTCGAAATTTCGTTTAATAAAGGATTAAATTTACGTGTTTCAATTCACGAGAAGGGCGTAAAGCTGGAAGCTGGTAAGATTAAAGCTTTGAAAGCCGAGTTAGAAAGCGTTACATGCGAAGAACTATATGCAGGAATCGCTGTTATCGGCGACGAATGCCATATCAAACGGTTATACTATAGCGAATCCTACGAAGTCAGCGATAAAGCAAGAGTTGACGAAGTTGTTAAAGTCGAGGATATTAGCAATGCTTGACGGGAAAAGCCTATTATATCTAATCAACTGTTTGATTGAGAGGGCGATTCGCTATGAGCCATGAAGCCGCTATAACCGTCAGGAATCTAAAGAAGAACTACACGACATATCTAAGGAAGG harbors:
- a CDS encoding winged helix-turn-helix transcriptional regulator, with product MGDRRFSAEGRNLHEIRVENIKKLKEVLSLLANEHRLKIIGMLAEKPMYISEIQRALKVSYALAHLYMSSLEKLGIVESNYEMVTGERPHVRRYYRLKPFKLVVSSDLIRKLVRGEVVD
- a CDS encoding polymer-forming cytoskeletal protein, with protein sequence MSGVDKFRKYLESSEGVQVSGSGEVTVGKAVVKISGSGRYVEGEILKVSGAAKVDGDVKVRMVSVSGSFKSNGSIDAETVKIAGAAKILGSLKARVLSVAGALKISGDLAVETAKIAGAAKLGCGKFDLLKIDGALRAETIEASKFILGLEGFSQVKTIKADFVEVKRVRKPFVKVGPFEISFNKGLNLRVSIHEKGVKLEAGKIKALKAELESVTCEELYAGIAVIGDECHIKRLYYSESYEVSDKARVDEVVKVEDISNA